The Mycolicibacterium neoaurum DNA segment CACCGGCCAGCATCGGGGCCGACACCCGGGCCGCCCAGTGCGCGCGGGCATCGGCGTCGGTGATGGTGTGGCGCACCGAGTCCACCGCCAGCGCGGCGGGGACCTTGAGCAGAGCCGCCTGCTCCAGTTTCGTCATGGCGCGGACGAAGCCCGGGCTGCCGGTCTGGGCGTTCGTGGTGCCCAGCGATGCGGCATGTTTGGCCTCGACCTCGTCCCAGCTGTCATCGGGGTCACCGGAGCCGTCGAATCCCAGATCTGCCAGTGCATCTGCACGCCACACGGTGCCCAGTTGATCGTCACACCGCGCGTACTGCAACCAGGTGCTGCGCGGCCAGTCGTCGAGCAGGGCTCGCGCCTGCGCGATGAGTTCGACGGCCGCGCCGAATCTACCGAAGAAGATCGGTATCCAACTGCGCTGCAGCAGGATCCGATGGATGTGCAGTGGTTTACCGAGTTCACGCCAATGCCGCTCGGCGTGCTCCCAGCATTGATCGGCGTCGGACAGGGCACCGGCGGCAAGTTTGGTCAGACCGAGGTGAAACCAGCAGCGGGACACGTCGTGGGCGCGGGCGTAGCGCGCGATGACGGGGTAGGCGTCGTTGATCAACTCCTCGACCGAGGTGTGGTCGCCGCGCGACCAGTTGCCGACCGCACGTTCCAATTGCGTCCTGGCGGTGTCCAGTTCCCATCCATTCAGCGCGGCGCGGGCTCCCGCGCGGCGCAGCCACGGTTCGGCCTCGGCCAGCCGGCCGGTCTGCACGCAGAAGCCGCCGTAGCCGATTCCAGCCAGCACCAGCAGCCGATCGTGATGACCTCCGGAATCGGCGGAGAGGTCCAGACCCTCGAGCACCTGGTCCCAGAGCGGGGCGGCGAGGTGGTGCAGATCGTCATCGGCGAGCGCCTGGGCGCACAGGATCCGCGAGCAGGCCACCAGAAATCGTTGCTCGGCCGCCAGATCGGCGGGCCCGGATGACGCGGCCAGGGTGGCCAGCACGGCGGCGGCCTGTTCATGCTCACCGCGGGCGGCGTGCAGACCGGTCTGCAGGAAATCGGCCCGACGGCCGTAGCGGCACATCATGTGTTCGGTCTCGGCACTGCGAACGGGTTGAGAACGGTAGGCGGCCAGGCAGTCCCGGATGCGGGTGATGCACTCGACGACACCGTCATAGGCGGTCCGCACCAGGTAGATCTCGCCGAGCTGGGCGAACACTTCCAGCGCAAGATCGTCGCGGTCGGCTTCCTCGATCAGCGCGAGCTGCGTGAGCAGCAGATCCTTGGCTGCCGACTCGTCGGATGCCCACGCCAGCCGCCGGGCCCCGCCGAGGGCATCGGTGATCGACACGGCGTCATCATAGGACGACAGCCGGCGGCGGACGCAGATCTGCGTCCGCCGCCGGTCTTTCCTGGTCAGTTGCAGCTGACCTTGATCTCGAACTTCTTGGTGATCATGCCGGCCATCGGATTCTTGAGGTCCGCGCCGGTGGCCTCACCCGTGATGGTGTACGTGCTGCCGTCGACCTTGACCTCGGCCGAGCCGGTGCTCGCACCGCCCATGGCGGCAACGGCAAGCGCGTTACCGTCGACCACCAGGCCCACCGACTCGACCTTGGGGGTGGCCTCGTCGGTCATCACCACACCGAGGCCCTGCTGCCCACCCACGGCGCCGCTGGCGACGTTGATCTTCCCGCCCGCCTTCACACAGGTCACCGACTTCAGGTCCAACCCGGCCAGATCTTGACCCTCCACCTTGACCTCGGTGTCACCGCCGGTGGCGACCTGCGCGGTGCTGTTGCCCGCGCTCGACGACGCGGCCGGCTCACTGCCCTTGTCATCGGAGCAGCCGACCAGGATGGTCGTTGCGGCGAGCACTCCGATGCCGGCGGCCAGAACGCGATTCTTCGTCATGTGTGTCCCCTTCATTCGCCCGTCGCCCCGGTGGCGCCGTCGTGGGATCAGTACATCCACCGCCGATTGCTACCGATCCCAAACTTCGGTGCGGGTACGGTGACGACATGGCCGATGAGCAGCAGTCTTATGCCGATGAGCCGCTCGACGTCGACGTTGTGCCGGTCGATCCGTCGCCGCCGCCGCCGGTTCCTGCCGATACCGGTTACACCGAGGCGGGTGTGCCGACATTCGATGCGGTGCGCGAGAAGATCGAGACCCGCCTCGGCACCGCGATCGGTGGGGCGGAGCTGGCCGATGAGACACCGGAGGGCCGGACGATCGCCGAGCAGTACGAGGCGCGCCAGCGCGCCGCCGCGGATCGGCTGGCGCAAATCCGCGAATCAATGAAGTCCGACCAGGACTGACGCGGCGTGGCGGTGCGGACTTTCACCGTCGCCGAGCGGCGCGCCCGACTGGGGCGACGACACTTCCTCGCCTGTCCCGGCGCATCGGTGGACGAGGTGACGGCTGCGTTGGTGGGCCTTCATGCCACCGACCCGACAACGCCATATCTGTCGTTGTGGGCCCGGGTGCCGGGATTCGAACGCGACGACCTGAGCACCGCGCTCTACGACGATCGGCGGCTGGTGCGGCAGGTGGCGATGCGGCGGACGCTGTGGATGGTGCCGACCGGCCGGTTGCCGGACGTGCAGGTGGCCTCCAGTAACCGGGTCGCCGACACCGAGACCCGCAAGCTGATCGCCGATGTGGAGAAGGCCGGGGTCGCCGCGGACGGATCGGCGTGGCTCGACAGGGCCCGCTCCGCCGTGCTCCACCACCTCGACGACAACGGTCCCACGGGCGCGGCCGACCTGCGGCTGGCGCTGCCCGAGCTGGCCGGGACCTGGGATCCGGCACCCGGAAAGCCTTGGGGCGGTACGACTCCCCTGGCCCCGCGAGTGTTGACCGTACTCGATGTGCGCGGCGACATCATGCGTGGACGTAACCAGGGCGGCTGGACATCCTCCCGTCCCTTGTGGTCCTCCACCACCGACTGGCTCGGTGCCGTACCGGCGGCCGAGCCGGATGCCGCGGCCGCCGATATGGTGCGAAACTGGTTGCGCGCCTTCGGCCCTGCCGCGGTAGCGGATATCACGTGGTGGTTCGGACAGACCCTCGGCTGGGCGCGCCGGGCACTTGTCGATATCGGCGCGGTGGGGGTGGACCTGCACGGCTCGCCGGGTGTGGCGTTGCCCGACGATCTGGAGATCGAACCGGAGCCGGAGCCTTGGGTGGCATTGCTACCGGGCCTGGACGTCACGACGATGGGATGGACCGGACGGGACTGGTATCTGCACGACCTGGGTGCGCAGGTTTTCGACACACGCGGCAATGCCGGCCCGACGGCATGGGTCGATGGACGGGTGGTCGGCGGTTGGCGTCAGAACCAGGACGCCACGGTGGAGATCCGGGTCATCGCCGACGTCGGCCGCGATGCTCGGAAGGCGTTGCAACACAAAGCTGATCAGCTGACAGCGTGGCTCGACGGGACACGGATCAAACCGCGCTTCCCCTCACCGCTGACGAAGGCCTGACCACCCACCGATCCCGCCGCGCGGGTGATGGTGCCGCCGCAACAGTGGTACTACCGGCAGTACTACTGCTGCGGGTGATACTGCCGGTAGTACCACGTCTGGAAGTGCACTGTGGCCGGGCGGTCCGATCAGGCGCTGACCTTGCTGCGGCGCCGTCGGGTCTTGGGCGCAGGCGTCTCCGCGGCAGGTGCCGGATCGAGCATCTCCACCAGGAACTGACCGGTGTAGCTCTCGGGCGTGGCCGCGACATCTTCCGGAGTCCCCTGGGCAACGACGGTTCCGCCGCCGGCACCGCCTTCGGGTCCCATGTCGATGATCCAGTCCGAGGTCTTGACGACATCGAGGTTGTGCTCGATCACGATGACCGTATTGCCCTTGTCCACAAGACCGTTGATCACCTTGAGCAACTTTCGGATGTCCTCGAAGTGCAGGCCGGTGGTCGGCTCGTCGAGGATGTACACCGTACGGCCGGTCGAACGCTTCTGCAGCTCGGCGGCCAACTTCACCCGTTGGGCCTCCCCGCCGGACAGCGTCGGGGCGGGCTGGCCCAGCCGGACGTAACCGAGTCCGACATCAACGAGTGTCTTGAGATAACGGTGGATCGAGGAGATCGGTTCGAAGAACTCGGTGGCCTCCTCGATGGGCATGTCGAGCACCTCGGAGATGGTCTTGCCCTTGTAGTGCACCTCGAGGGTCTCGCGGTTGTACCGCGCGCCGTGGCACACCTCGCAGGGCACGTAGACATCGGGCAGGAAGTTCATCTCGATCTTCAACGTGCCGTCACCCGAACACGCCTCACACCGGCCGCCCTTGACGTTGAACGAGAACCGGCCCGGCTGGTAGCCGCGGACCTTCGCCTCGGTGGTGGCGGCGAAAAGCGTACGGATCTTGTCGAACACCCCGGTGTAGGTGGCCGGGTTGGACCGGGGCGTCCGCCCGATCGGCGACTGATCGACGCGCACCAGCTTGTCGAGCTGATCGATACCGTTGATCCGGGTGTGCCGGCCGGGCACCTGCCGGGCCCCGTTGAGCTTGTTGGCAAGCACGGTGGCCAGGATGTCGTTGACCAGCGTCGACTTACCCGAACCGGAGACCCCGGTGACCGAGGTGAGCACCCCGAGCGGGAATGCGACGTCAACCTCTTTGAGGTTGTGTTCGCGGGCACCGACCACGGTGAGTTGGCGCTTGCGATCCACGGGCCGCCGGATGGCCGGCACTTCGATGCTCTCCTTGCCGGAAAGGTAGGCGCCGGTGAGTGATTCGGGATTGCGCAGCAGATCCTTGTAGGAACCGCTGTGCACGATCCGGCCGCCGTGCTCGCCCGCCGCCGGGCCGATATCGACTACCCAGTCGGCGTGCGCGATGGTGTCGAGGTCATGCTCGACGACGATCAGCGTGTTACCCAGATTCCGGAGCCGGACCAGGGTGTCTATCAGCTTGCGGTTGTCACGCTGGTGCAGGCCGATGGACGGCTCGTCGAGCACGTAGAGCACGCCAACCAGACCCGAGCCGATCTGGGTGGCCAGCCGGATACGTTGGGCCTCACCGCCGGACAGCGTGGCCGCCGCACGGGAAAGGGACAGGTATTCCAGGCCGACGTCGAGCAGGAAGCCGAGCCGGGACTGGATCTCCTTGAGCACCTGCCCGGCGATCGCGGCCTCACGGGTACCGAGGGTCAGTGCATTGAGGAACTCGGCACAGTCAGCGATGGAGAGCTCGGCGACCTCCGCGATCGACTTGGCACCGTGCGCCCCAGCCGACAACGACACCGCAAGGATCTCCGGCTTGAGCCGGGTCCCTTGACATTCCGGGCAGGGGATATCGCGCATGAAGCCCTCATAGCGCTCCTTCATCTGCTCGGAGTCGGTCTGCTCCATCCGGCGCTGCAGAAACGCCAGTACACCTTCGAAATCGGCGTAGTACGACCTGGTTCGTCCGTACCGGTTCTTGTACCGGACGTGCACCTGATGGTCGGAGCCCTCGAGGATGGCCTTGCGCGCCTTGGCGGGCAGCTTCTTCCACGGGGTGTTGACGTCGAATCCCAGCTCCTCACCGAGGCCCGACATCATCCGGGTGAAGTACTCGGAGGTGTGCCCCATCGACCACGGCGCGACGGCACCCTCGGCGAGCGTCAGATCCGGATCGGGCACGACGAGATCGGGATCGACTTCCTTCTTGATGCCCAGACCGGTGCACTCCGGGCAGGCGCCGTACGGGGAGTTGAACGAGAACGACCGCGGTTCGAGGTCGTCGACGGCCAACGGGTGGCCGTTCGGGCAGGCGAGCTTCTCGGAGAACCGCTGCTCGCGATGCGGGTGATCCTCCTCGCGGTCGACGAAGTCGAGCACCACGATGCCGTCGGCCAGGCCCAGCGCCGTCTCCACCGAGTCCGTGAGCCGCTGCTTCGACGATGCCTTCACGGTCAGGCGGTCGACGACCACCTCGATATCGTGCTTCTCCTGTTTCTTGAGCTTGGGCGGCTCGGCCAGCGGATAGACGACGCCGTCGACACGGACCCGGCTGTAACCCTGGCTGTTGAGCTTGTCGAACAGGTCGACGAACTCACCCTTGCGGGTGCGCACCACCGGTGCGAGAACCTGGAACTTGGTGCCGTCCTCCATCGCGAGCACCTGGTCGACGATCTGCTGCGGGGTCTGTCGGGCGATGCGCTCGCCGCAGACCGGGCAGTGCGGCGTCCCGGCCCTGGCGTAGAGCAGGCGCAGGTAGTCGTAGACCTCGGTGATGGTGCCGACGGTGGACCGCGGGTTGCGGTTGGTCGACTTCTGGTCGATGGAGACCGCCGGCGACAGGCCCTCGATGAAGTCGACATCGGGCTTGTCCATCTGACCGAGGAACTGGCGGGCATAGGCCGACAACGACTCGACATAGCGGCGCTGCCCCTCGGCGAAGATGGTGTCGAAGGCCAGCGAGGACTTCCCCGAACCTGACAGGCCGGTGAACACGATCAGGGCGTCGCGGGGTAGATCAAGATCGACTCCGCGCAGGTTGTGCTCGCGCGCGCCCTTGACGATCAGACGGTCAGACAACGGGTTTTCCTCCCAAGACAGAATTCACGGCCCATGCTAAGTGCACCCACCGACAAGCCCGAGTCGAGCCGGATAGCGTGGGGGTGTGACCAGCCCTCAGATCCCGCTCAGCGAGTCCTACACCGGCCACGTCGACAGTGGCACCGCCGCTCGGCGCACCCTGCCCGCGGCGACGATCATCAAGGCCTCCGTCGGCCCCATGGACAACAACGCCTACCTGGTGACCTGTTCCTCGACGGGCAAGACACTGCTCATCGACGCCGCGAACGACGGCGATGCTCTGCTCACACTGATCGCCGAGCAGGCCCCGGACGTCGCCCTGATCGTGACCACCCACCAGCACTACGACCATTGGCAGGCCCTGGAGCGGGTGGCGAAGGCCACCGCGGCGCCGACCGCGGCACATGCGCTGGATGCCGAACCATTACCGGTCACCCCCGACCGCATCCTTGCCGACGGCGACACCGTGACCGTCGGAAAGCTCACCTTCATCGTGATCCACCTCCAGGGCCATACCGAGGGCTCGGTTGCCCTCGCCTTGACGGGCGCCGACGGCGAAACGACCCACCTGTTCACCGGGGACTGCCTGTTCCCCGGCGGGGTCGGCAAGACCTGGAAGGACGGTGACTTCGACCGGTTGCTCGGCGACGTATCCGACAAGTTGTTCGCCGTGTACCCGGATTCGACCGTGGTCTACCCCGGACACGGTGACGACACCACCCTCGGTGCCGAACGCCCCCACCTGGCGGAGTGGAAGGAGCGCGGCTGGTGAAACCGGTTCCTGAGAAGCCCGGCCCGGGTCAGGAGTCGGTGTGGAATTACCCCCGCCCGCCGCGGCTCGAGGAGTTCCGGGGCTCGATCACCGTCGAGCTCGGCGGGACCGAGATCGCCACGACCGAGCGCGGTTGGCGCGTGCTGGAAACCAGTCATCCGCCGACGTATTACCTGCCGGCAGAGGCGTTTCGGCCCGGTGCCCTGCGCGCGGCCAACGGCTCGTCCTGGTGCGAGTGGAAGGGGCAAGCGAGCTACTTCGACCTGGTGTCGGGGGATTCCGTCAGTGAGCGCGCGGCCTGGACCTACCCGAGGCCGACCCGTGGTTTCGAACCCATCGCCGGTGCGATCGCGGTGATGGCCGCCGCGGTGGACCGGTGCACGGTCAACGGCGAGACCGTGCTGCCCCAGCCGGGCGGCTTTTACGGCGGATGGATCACCAGTTGGGTCCGGGGGCCGTTCAAAGGCATCCCCGGGTCGATGGGCTGGTGACCAGTACACGAACCGAACACCGACCGGACAGCAGAAAGCCCGGCGCCCATACTGTGGTGGACACCGGGCCTCGGGCAACGAAAGCGATCAGGACGTGTGCACGATCAGCACGTCCACCTTGGATCGGCGCGCGACATTGGCGGGCACCGATCCGAGCAGGCGACCGGCAATGGTGCTCAGGCCCACGTTGCCGACGACCAGCAGGTCGGCCTTGACCTGTTCGGCGAGGTCGACCAGCGCATCGACGGGCGCACCGACGATGGCCTTCTCCTCGACCTCTTTGGCACCGGCGGCCTTGGCCCGGTCGGTGGCTTCACGCAGGATTGCGTAGATCGGCGCGTTGCCGGTGGTTTTGTAGCCCTCGTCCTTCAACACGTCGGCGGCGTGATGGTCCTCGCTCTGCGGGAAGTATGCGGTGGCGATAACCACTTTCGCTCCAGACCCCGCGGCGATCTCGCCCGCACGATCCACCGCACGCAACGACGAGTCCGATCCGTCCGTGCCGACCACGACGGTCCGATAGGCGCTCATTCATGCCCTCCAAGTTCGATGTCAAATCGATAGCTAGCCACCGAGACCCTAACGCCTTGCCCGACGGGCACGGGCGCAATTGGCCACACGACCCGCGGCAGGCGACACCTCGGCGGTGTTCGTCTCACCGAATCGTAGCCCCCACGAGCCCTGCGCAAACCGTCCCGTGACCGAGATGACCAGGCCAGCAGCCCGATCTCCCGTATCGCAGCACCCCCGCTCCGGTGATGTCCGACACCATGATGCACAGCACGCGATGCGGGGATGTCGCGTTTGCTGGCAGCGGGGTGACACGATCCGGCCACGACCGAGCACGGGCGGTACCGGGACGCTTCCCGGTACCGCCCGTGTATCGATTTACCTGTGTGTCAGGCGATCTCACTTACCGGTGAGCTTGTCCTTGACGGCCTCCACACCATCCTTGACCTTGTCGGCGGCATTGGTGAGGTGGTCCTTGACCGCGGCGACGGCCTGATCGACCTGGCCTTCGGACTCCAGATCGGAGTTGCCGGTGGCCGAACCGACCTTCTCCTTGGCCTGGCCCTTGAGATCCTCGGCCTTGTTCTTGGCGTTGTCGGCGATTCCCATTCTTCTCTCCCTTTCGTGTCTGAGCCCGCAGGAATCTGCGGCCTCGGCTTATCCCGCTGCCTGTTCGGCCAGCAGTTGGAATTCGAGTTCGGTGTCGGCGGCGCGGCGGAGATCGTGCGCGCACCGGTGCGCGAGTTGGCGGATCCGGGCGCGATCGGTAGGCGCCGGGAAGACGGCGCTGATGCGAACCACCGGCCGTCCGGCCACGGTGCGGGTGACCGCCTTCGCCGACGACACCGCGGGATGGTTACCCAGATCTTCGGCAGCCGCATCGGCCAACCGGGCCAGATCGACAGCTCCGACGTGGTCGGTGGTCACCTCGCGCACCGACCGCGGCCGCAGATGCAGCAGGACCAGCCAGGCACCGATCAGCAGCAGAACTGCCCCAGCGGCGCCGAGGGTAAGCGACCACAGGTGCCATTCGCTCGCCCGTCCCAACGCTGCCGCGTCGATACGCGCCGCGGTATCCCTGGCCACGGCGACATCGGCGCCGTAGCCGATGACCCATGCCGCTCCGGTGAGTATCAGCACGGCCAATAAACCCGTGAGTACGCGGTCGAATACGCGCAGTGACGTGCTCATCGCACACTCCCCCCGTCATCGGCGAAGTTCTGTTCGTCGATCCATTGCCGTTGCCGGCCGCGCCGAACCCAGACGAGGTCGTCGACGGGTTCGTGGGTGCGCTTGCGCGGTTTGACAGCGGTGATCAGCAGGAGCGCACCGATCAGCGCTGCCATGACGGCCGCCGGCGAGGTCCACCATTGCCAACGGACACCGGCCAGCGCCGAGAGCGCGGGCGCGATCCACGGATCCTCGGGTGTCAATGCGTCCCGGATGGCCATCGCGCCGAGCGCCATCAGCAGGACTGCGACGATCACACCGCAGTAGGTGGCGCCGGCGATCCGGCGCGGAGCGAAGCGGCGGGGCGCGATACCGACCGCCTCGGGCGGCGGTGCCTCAGCATCCGAGTAGGCATCAGCGACCTGGGCGGGTGTCCGATCAGACTCGACGCGGGCGATGGTCACTTCGACCCGATCAGGATGCTCGCCGAGGGTGGTGGCGAGTTCACGCACCACTGCCGAGCGCGCCGAAGCCAGCACCGTGGCGCTGTCGAGCGGCCACGCCGCGGCGATCTGAACGTCCACACCCGCCGTGTGATCGGCGATACTGACCGAGGGCAATGTCCGCCCAGGAACCATCGTCCGATGTGCGACCACACCGGGCGTGGCCAGGACGGCGCGTTCGATCACTCGTTCGCGCACCCGGTCGTCGATCTGCGTGCGCCCACGGGTGGTCGGCTCCGCCAATCGCGTCACCGCCTCGCTGGTCATGGTCAGCTCCCCGACCTGCGACCGAGCGCGGTCAGATCGATGGTGCCGTCGAGGTGGGCACCGATGGCCGCGCCCGCGGCACCGAGCACCAAGGCCAGCAGGAAGCCGATCAGCCCACCGGTTACCGCCGCGATGGCCACCAGCAGGCCCGCGAAAAGCCCTGGTATCACGTACTTCTCAGTCATTGTCTTCTCCTCTTGGGTAAAGCTTCCGTCGGCTCCATCACGGGGCCGCCACATCTCCCACCACCACGTCCACCGGCACCCCGGCGGCAGAGCTTGCGACCTGCTGTACCTGGGTGGCGGTGTCGAGCAGGTTTCCCCGGAGTGCAAGGACGACGTGGACCTTGCCGTCCTGGGAGCCCAACCTGATTCCCCCGACCGTGCGGCCGGGCAGATATGTGGTCGGGACGCCGGGGCCCGAGTGCAGGCCGACCACGCCGTCGACGGCGGTCACCGCCGCGACGACGCGATCGACCCGCTCGCTCGCGGCGCTCACTGGACGCGGGGTTGCGCGTCGGTCGCGGTCTCCTCGCCGTTGTCGTCATCGGCGAAGTGCACGTCGTGCACGGTGATGTTGACCTCGGTCACCTCGAGGCCGGTCATGTTCTCGACCGCGGAGATGACGTTGTTGCGGATGCCGTCGGCGAGATCGTGGATGGCCACCCCGTACTCGGCGACGATGCCGATATCGACGGCCGCCTGGCGCTCGCCGACTTCGACGTTGACGCCCTGAGTGAGGTTCTGGGTGCCGGGCAAAGTCTCCCGCAGTTTCCCCACCACTCGCGCGGCCTGGCCCCCGAGGTCGTAGACGCCGTCGACCTCGCGGGTCGCGATACCGGCGATCTTGGACACGACGACGTCGGCGATGGTGGTGACGCCATGGTCGGAAGCCAGCTTCTCCAACTCCTTGCCTGCGCTTTCCGTCTTGGCTGCGGAGCTGACCTCACGGGACGGTGCTGCGGTGGTCATGCGAGTCTCCTTCACGAGTTATTCCAGCTCGGAACGTTTTGTCCGGCTCACATGGTTAGTCGGGGGTGCGGGCACGGAGCGCACGCGCGAGAGATGTAGAACACAGCGGGTTTGAAATGTGCGCTAAGTGGACAACAAGACCGGAGTGCTCGACTCGCTGCCCGATGAGACGCTCGCCCGACGCGCTCAGCGGGGTGATACGGCAGCGTTCGACGTGTTGGTCACGCGCCACGCATCGGCGTTGCTGAAATTTGTCAGGCAAACGTATCCAGAGTCCGGCGACTGCGACGATATCGTGCAGGAAACCTTCATCGCCGCGTGGAAGGCGCTGCCCAACTTCGCATTCCGCTCCGCGTTCCGAACGTGGCTGTACTCCTTGGCGTCCCGCAAGACCATCGATGCGATGCGCCGCCGGCGACCGCAGACCGACCTGGACTCGGCCCCGGAGACCCCCGACTTCCGACCGGGCCCAGGCCAGCGGGCCGAACACGCCGCGTTTTTAACCGCCCTCAACCGCGAACTGGCCAAGCTTCCCTATCCCGCGCGCGCCGCCTGGTGGCTCCGGGAGGTGTACGACCTGCCGGTGGCCGAAATCGCGACAGTGCTGCATACGACCGAGGGTTCGGTCCGTGGATTGTTGCAGCGCACCCGGAAACGTCTCGCCACCACCCTGGAGGAGTTCCGACCATGAGGACGACCGGCCGGTTTTACAGCGGTGCCCCGGTGCGCAAGACTGGAGACCATATGAGCACGGCAGCGCGCGATGATTACGAAGCCACCGCCGAGGCGGCGGCCTGGATCGCCGACGCCACCCGCCGATTTGTCGGTTTGCACGAATCCGAAGTCGAGAGCGACAACCGTTGGGCCGAAACCGGTTCTGCGCTCACCGAGCTACGAAGCGGTATCGCCCAACGCATCTCGGCCTTACCGCGGCGCGGCAAGCTGATCCGCACCGCACGCAAGGGGATCGGCGTCACGCATATTGCATTGGCCAAGCTGCTCACCTGGGCGCTGGCCGAGCCGGCGGCCGAGGTCGCCGCGGCCGTCGCCGATGTCGAGCTCAGCGTTCAGGACGATGTCCTCACCGCGGTCCATATTCATCTCATCGGCATCGGCGCCGAGCAGCGCCGACACACCTATCTGCAGGACGGTGATTCACTGCGCCGTGACGCGGCGGTCGTGCTGCGCGAGACGATCGGTGTCGACACCGCCGAGATCACCGCGACCTGGGATGACGTGGTCGTCACCGGTCGGTGAGATCCGCTGAGTTCGCATCCCCGCACCGGCGACGGCCCCGGTGAGCTAACGGCAACAGTTAGGGTCGAGCACCGAACACAGGGCGATCAGGGACTCGTGGCGAGCGCGATGGTAGACATTCATTCCGCGCCGCTCCGACTCGACGAAGCCCGCCCGCCGCAGCTGTGACAGGTGATGGCTGACAGTCGATTCCGACAGCTCCACCGCCGCCGCCAGGTCGCAACCACACACCTCGCCTTCGCTGCTGCTGAACAACAATGACATCAATTTGACCCGCACCGGATCAGCCAACGCTTTGAGGCGCAAGGCAATCTCCAACGCGGCATCGTCTCCGACCGGGCCGGCGGCGACCGGCGTGCAGCAGACCGGCGCGGAGACATCGATGGTCGGCAGCGCTTTCGGCATGAATCCATCCTGCCATACCTTATTGACAAATATCGAAGAGGTGGCAGGATCGGCGCTGCCAGTAGTTCGATATAAGCCACAAAGGTAGGAGGCGGTCATGTCCCGCGCCCAACTCGCCCTCAATGTCGATGACCTCGACCTTGCCATCACGTTCTACTCCAAGCTGTTCAACACCTCCCCGGCGAAAGTGAAACCGGGATACGCCAACTTCGCGGTCACCGAACCCTCGCTGAAACTCGTGCTCATCGAGAATCCCGGCCACGGCGGAACCATCAATCACCTCGGTGTCGAAGTCGAATCCAGCCAGGCTGTCCACGCCGAGATTGCCCGCCTGACCGACGAAGGCATGTTCACCGAAGAGGAAATCGGCACCACCTGCTGTTTCGCCACCCAGGACAAGGTCTGGGTGACCGGCCCGGCGGGTGAAAAATGGGAGGTCTACACCGTGCTGGCCGATTCCGACACGTTCGGCACCAGCTCCACAGCCCTGGGCACCGATGGCAGCGCCACGGGAACGTGCTGCACCGCTGACAGCACGCCCGCTTCGGCATGACACACCAGACCGATGCCCAGAGCGGATCCGCCGTCGTCGGGAAACTCTCGACGCTCGATCGATTCCTCCCGGTCTGGATCGGTGTGGCCATGGTCGCCGGTCTACTTCTGGGCCGGCTGGTTCCCGGCATCGACACCGCGCTCAACAGTGTTCAGGTGCAGGGCATTTCGGTCCCGATTGCCCTCGGCCTACTGATCATGATGTATCCCGTCCTGGCGAAGGTCCGTTACGACCGGCTGGATACCGTCACCGGCGACCGCAAGCTGTTGCTGAGTTCGCTTGTCCTGAACTGGTTGATCGGTCCCGCGCTGATGTTCGCGCTGGCCTGGCTGCTGGTGCCCGATCTGCCCGAATACCGCACCGGGCTGATCATCGTCGGCCTGGCGCGCTGCATCGCCATGGTCATCATCTGGAACGACC contains these protein-coding regions:
- a CDS encoding MBL fold metallo-hydrolase, encoding MTSPQIPLSESYTGHVDSGTAARRTLPAATIIKASVGPMDNNAYLVTCSSTGKTLLIDAANDGDALLTLIAEQAPDVALIVTTHQHYDHWQALERVAKATAAPTAAHALDAEPLPVTPDRILADGDTVTVGKLTFIVIHLQGHTEGSVALALTGADGETTHLFTGDCLFPGGVGKTWKDGDFDRLLGDVSDKLFAVYPDSTVVYPGHGDDTTLGAERPHLAEWKERGW
- the uvrA gene encoding excinuclease ABC subunit UvrA, with product MSDRLIVKGAREHNLRGVDLDLPRDALIVFTGLSGSGKSSLAFDTIFAEGQRRYVESLSAYARQFLGQMDKPDVDFIEGLSPAVSIDQKSTNRNPRSTVGTITEVYDYLRLLYARAGTPHCPVCGERIARQTPQQIVDQVLAMEDGTKFQVLAPVVRTRKGEFVDLFDKLNSQGYSRVRVDGVVYPLAEPPKLKKQEKHDIEVVVDRLTVKASSKQRLTDSVETALGLADGIVVLDFVDREEDHPHREQRFSEKLACPNGHPLAVDDLEPRSFSFNSPYGACPECTGLGIKKEVDPDLVVPDPDLTLAEGAVAPWSMGHTSEYFTRMMSGLGEELGFDVNTPWKKLPAKARKAILEGSDHQVHVRYKNRYGRTRSYYADFEGVLAFLQRRMEQTDSEQMKERYEGFMRDIPCPECQGTRLKPEILAVSLSAGAHGAKSIAEVAELSIADCAEFLNALTLGTREAAIAGQVLKEIQSRLGFLLDVGLEYLSLSRAAATLSGGEAQRIRLATQIGSGLVGVLYVLDEPSIGLHQRDNRKLIDTLVRLRNLGNTLIVVEHDLDTIAHADWVVDIGPAAGEHGGRIVHSGSYKDLLRNPESLTGAYLSGKESIEVPAIRRPVDRKRQLTVVGAREHNLKEVDVAFPLGVLTSVTGVSGSGKSTLVNDILATVLANKLNGARQVPGRHTRINGIDQLDKLVRVDQSPIGRTPRSNPATYTGVFDKIRTLFAATTEAKVRGYQPGRFSFNVKGGRCEACSGDGTLKIEMNFLPDVYVPCEVCHGARYNRETLEVHYKGKTISEVLDMPIEEATEFFEPISSIHRYLKTLVDVGLGYVRLGQPAPTLSGGEAQRVKLAAELQKRSTGRTVYILDEPTTGLHFEDIRKLLKVINGLVDKGNTVIVIEHNLDVVKTSDWIIDMGPEGGAGGGTVVAQGTPEDVAATPESYTGQFLVEMLDPAPAAETPAPKTRRRRSKVSA
- a CDS encoding DUF427 domain-containing protein, giving the protein MKPVPEKPGPGQESVWNYPRPPRLEEFRGSITVELGGTEIATTERGWRVLETSHPPTYYLPAEAFRPGALRAANGSSWCEWKGQASYFDLVSGDSVSERAAWTYPRPTRGFEPIAGAIAVMAAAVDRCTVNGETVLPQPGGFYGGWITSWVRGPFKGIPGSMGW
- a CDS encoding lipoprotein LpqH — translated: MTKNRVLAAGIGVLAATTILVGCSDDKGSEPAASSSAGNSTAQVATGGDTEVKVEGQDLAGLDLKSVTCVKAGGKINVASGAVGGQQGLGVVMTDEATPKVESVGLVVDGNALAVAAMGGASTGSAEVKVDGSTYTITGEATGADLKNPMAGMITKKFEIKVSCN
- a CDS encoding winged helix DNA-binding domain-containing protein, encoding MRTFTVAERRARLGRRHFLACPGASVDEVTAALVGLHATDPTTPYLSLWARVPGFERDDLSTALYDDRRLVRQVAMRRTLWMVPTGRLPDVQVASSNRVADTETRKLIADVEKAGVAADGSAWLDRARSAVLHHLDDNGPTGAADLRLALPELAGTWDPAPGKPWGGTTPLAPRVLTVLDVRGDIMRGRNQGGWTSSRPLWSSTTDWLGAVPAAEPDAAAADMVRNWLRAFGPAAVADITWWFGQTLGWARRALVDIGAVGVDLHGSPGVALPDDLEIEPEPEPWVALLPGLDVTTMGWTGRDWYLHDLGAQVFDTRGNAGPTAWVDGRVVGGWRQNQDATVEIRVIADVGRDARKALQHKADQLTAWLDGTRIKPRFPSPLTKA